The nucleotide window TCATGCGCCCGCTGACCGCGACCATCTCCGTGCTCGAGGGCGTGACGAAGGGGGATCTGAGCCGCAAGGTGGAGGTGAAGTCGGAGGACGAGATGGCACAACTGGGGACCGCGCTGAACGTGGCCATCGCCGGCCTGGCCGCAGCCAAGGAGGCCGAGCGGGCGGCGGCCGCGCGGGACAAGGAGCGTGCCGATCGGGAGGCCGCGGCCGAGCGGGAGCGGATGGAGCGGGAGGCCGCGGTGGAGCGCGAGCGGCAGGAGCGCGAGGCCGCGATGGCGGCCGAGGTGCGGCGCAAGGCGAGCACCATTCAGGACACCATCCGGGCGCTGGCGGCGGGCGACTTCACCGCCACCGTGCCGGACCTGGGGACCGACGACATGGGCCAGATGGCCCGCTCCCTGAACGAGGCGGTACTCAGCGTGCGGACGGCCATGGAAGGTGTGCGCGAGGTGTCCGAGCAGTTGGCCGACGCGAGCGGCCAGTTGTCCAGCGCCAGCGACGAGATCTCGTCCGGGGCCCAGGAGCAGGCCAGCAGCCTGGAGGAGACGGCCAGCTCGCTGCAAGAGATCACCGCCACGGTCAAGCAGAGCGCGGACAACGCCCAGCAGGCCCGGCAGTTGGCCAGCGGGTCCAAGGAGGTGGCCGAGCGGGGCGGCGCCGTGGTGAGCGGCGCCGTCGAGGCCATGAGCGAGATCAACGCGTCCAGCAAGAAGATCGCGGACATCATCACGACGATCGATGAGATCGCGTTCCAAACCAACCTGCTGGCCCTCAACGCCGCCGTCGAGGCCGCACGCGCCGGCGAGCAGGGCCGCGGGTTTGCCGTCGTCGCCACCGAGGTCCGCAACCTGGCCCAGCGGTCCGCCACCGCCGCCAAGGAGATCAAGGGGCTGATCAACGACAGCGTGAAGAAGGTGGAGGCGGGCACCGAGCTGGTGAACAAGTCCGGCGACACCCTCGCCGAGATCGTGACCAGCGTGAAGCGGGTCACCGACATCGTGACCGAGATGGCCGCCGCCAGCCGCGAGCAGTCCAGCGGCATCGAGCAGGTCAACAAGGCCGTCTCCCAGATGGACACCGTCACCCAGCGGAACGCCTCCCAGACCGAAGAAATGAGCGCCACCGCACAGGCCCTCACCGACCAGGCCGGCCAGCTCCGCGACCTGGTCGGCCGATTCAAGTTGGGGCACGGGAGCGCGGCCCCGGCGGCCCGGCCGGCGAAGCGGGCGGCCGGGCCGAAGCCCCGGCCGGCGGTGGCCAAGGCGCTCAAGCGGAGCACCACCGGCAGCGGCGGCGGGCACGAGCTCGACGCCATGGGCGGCGACGGGTTCAGCGACTTCTGACACCCGGTCGCACGACGCCCGACGAACCGTCGCCGCGCCGCTCAGAGGGAACCCTCTTGCCTTTCACAGGCCCCGGTGGCGGTACAGAGAGCCACCGGGCCGGCTCGTTTCGAGTGCGGGCAACAGCCGCACGGCCACGACAGGGGAA belongs to Gemmata obscuriglobus and includes:
- a CDS encoding methyl-accepting chemotaxis protein codes for the protein MIDSMLAALSKMRLGPRLVGGFLIIAGACAFLAYQSMDALGGLRECQVNANTNLVPSALTLGKMSTSIVTVQRSERTGIIFGKRGDEANLRTAKASCEQGRRVADDEAKAYTSMPMSDKEAVQWKAFETKYVEWKRLSDEILAQIDRREFDKAEEALSRETPVMREMNAALMALLDGQQAISKEENAKANEVFDHGRRTLWAVSIGAVLAAVGLGLLLTASVMRPLTATISVLEGVTKGDLSRKVEVKSEDEMAQLGTALNVAIAGLAAAKEAERAAAARDKERADREAAAERERMEREAAVERERQEREAAMAAEVRRKASTIQDTIRALAAGDFTATVPDLGTDDMGQMARSLNEAVLSVRTAMEGVREVSEQLADASGQLSSASDEISSGAQEQASSLEETASSLQEITATVKQSADNAQQARQLASGSKEVAERGGAVVSGAVEAMSEINASSKKIADIITTIDEIAFQTNLLALNAAVEAARAGEQGRGFAVVATEVRNLAQRSATAAKEIKGLINDSVKKVEAGTELVNKSGDTLAEIVTSVKRVTDIVTEMAAASREQSSGIEQVNKAVSQMDTVTQRNASQTEEMSATAQALTDQAGQLRDLVGRFKLGHGSAAPAARPAKRAAGPKPRPAVAKALKRSTTGSGGGHELDAMGGDGFSDF